Proteins from one Methanococcus maripaludis C5 genomic window:
- a CDS encoding EVE domain-containing protein — protein MCITNEENWNVVKDKKVWGVSEMYKNTIAKVEKGDMLLIYEMGKNGKEPKPQYVRGLYEVTSEVKTDNKRIFGIHPNRPNETYPLRLKLKEIEVFESPILFKPLVNSLEFIKNKKQWSGSLRRAMVPLNESDFNTILNSK, from the coding sequence ATGTGTATCACAAACGAAGAAAACTGGAACGTTGTAAAGGACAAAAAAGTCTGGGGCGTTTCTGAAATGTACAAAAACACGATCGCTAAGGTTGAAAAGGGCGACATGCTGTTAATTTACGAAATGGGCAAAAACGGCAAAGAGCCAAAACCACAATATGTTCGTGGACTTTACGAAGTTACCTCAGAAGTTAAAACAGATAATAAACGAATATTTGGGATACACCCAAATAGACCAAATGAAACATACCCTTTAAGGCTTAAATTAAAAGAAATCGAAGTGTTTGAGTCGCCAATTTTATTTAAACCGCTCGTAAACAGCCTCGAATTTATAAAAAACAAAAAACAGTGGTCAGGTTCACTTAGACGTGCAATGGTTCCTTTAAACGAATCCGACTTTAACACCATTTTAAATAGTAAATAA